A single genomic interval of Isorropodon fossajaponicum endosymbiont JTNG4 harbors:
- a CDS encoding ATPase translates to MKLSANEFKNSNHKCLTLLGMSGVGKTHLAKLLNRQDKYFHYSGDYRIGAEYLNDKILDNIKSHVKQDKWLRNLLDNESISIQNHITFDNLSSVSAFLGKTGNPELGGTPIDTFVARQAMHLNAETKAMLDVPQFIQKAKTQGFNHFINDTGGSLCELDNEQVYQTLADNTVILYIRASKTNETALVERAQTHPKPLYYQADFLKQQLDVYLQKNQLIYIAQIDPNEFVRWVFPRLLKHRKPKYEAIAKKYGYIIDSEDLYQCKHANEVFELIYGAMN, encoded by the coding sequence ATGAAACTATCAGCCAACGAATTCAAAAACTCTAATCACAAATGCTTAACGCTATTAGGCATGTCAGGCGTGGGAAAAACACACCTAGCAAAACTCCTTAACCGTCAAGATAAATACTTTCATTATTCTGGTGACTATCGCATTGGTGCTGAGTATTTGAATGATAAAATTTTAGACAACATCAAGAGTCACGTCAAACAAGACAAATGGCTTAGAAATCTGCTGGATAACGAGTCTATCAGCATTCAAAATCATATTACCTTTGATAATTTATCATCAGTCTCTGCTTTTTTAGGCAAGACAGGCAATCCTGAACTGGGCGGCACACCCATTGATACTTTTGTTGCCCGTCAAGCGATGCACCTAAACGCAGAAACCAAGGCCATGCTTGACGTGCCACAATTTATACAAAAAGCAAAAACACAAGGATTTAATCATTTTATTAATGATACAGGTGGTAGTCTGTGTGAATTAGACAATGAGCAGGTATATCAAACCCTAGCTGATAACACAGTGATTCTTTATATTAGAGCCAGTAAAACCAACGAAACCGCTTTGGTTGAACGTGCACAAACACACCCAAAACCTTTGTATTATCAGGCTGATTTTCTGAAGCAACAATTGGATGTTTATCTGCAAAAAAATCAGCTAATTTATATCGCACAAATCGACCCAAACGAGTTTGTACGCTGGGTGTTCCCACGCCTGCTTAAACATCGAAAGCCAAAATATGAAGCCATTGCTAAAAAATATGGCTACATCATTGATAGCGAGGATCTGTATCAGTGCAAGCATGCCAATGAGGTCTTTGAGCTTATTTATGGAGCGATGAACTAA
- the metA gene encoding homoserine O-succinyltransferase MetA produces MPLIAHSNLPAFARLKDEGETILSKNRASNQAIRELHIGLLNMMPDAVLEATERQFFRLIGHSNQIAQFYLHPFTLSSIKRGEKTSKHIKQHYQIFADIKTQGLDALIITGAHIEQAELQKALFYEELKEVVDWSYDHVTSTLCSCLATHAVLEFRYGQKRQAIGGKCWGVFPHQVLERQHPLMSGVNTRFDVPHSRFNEISKAQFDAAGVKILVESKIGVHLGVSEDLLRIVFFQGHPEYDTISLLKEYKRDIIAYLEKTRDDYPPFPEHYLTEQSKAILNEYKTKLLSTKFSIADFPEQLISKTLNNTWGNATNVIINNWIGCVYQTTHEDINKPFMGDINPHDPLNLK; encoded by the coding sequence ATGCCACTAATTGCACATTCAAACTTGCCTGCTTTTGCACGTCTTAAAGATGAGGGTGAAACCATTCTATCAAAAAACAGAGCAAGCAACCAAGCTATTCGTGAATTGCATATTGGCTTATTAAACATGATGCCAGATGCTGTACTTGAAGCAACCGAGCGCCAATTTTTTCGTCTTATTGGGCACTCTAACCAAATTGCACAATTTTATCTACATCCATTTACACTATCGTCAATCAAGCGTGGCGAAAAAACAAGCAAACACATCAAACAACATTATCAAATTTTTGCAGACATTAAAACCCAAGGGCTTGATGCACTGATTATTACAGGTGCACATATTGAACAAGCAGAGTTGCAAAAAGCACTTTTCTATGAAGAATTAAAAGAAGTGGTTGATTGGTCGTACGACCACGTTACTTCAACACTGTGCTCATGCTTGGCAACGCATGCTGTTTTGGAATTTAGATATGGACAAAAACGCCAAGCCATTGGTGGAAAATGTTGGGGTGTATTTCCACACCAAGTGCTAGAGAGGCAGCACCCTTTAATGAGTGGCGTGAATACGCGCTTTGATGTGCCCCATTCTCGCTTTAATGAAATTTCAAAAGCACAATTTGATGCTGCTGGAGTTAAAATTTTAGTTGAAAGCAAAATCGGTGTACACTTAGGCGTTAGTGAAGATTTATTAAGGATTGTATTTTTTCAAGGTCATCCAGAGTACGACACTATTAGCCTATTAAAAGAATACAAGCGCGATATTATTGCCTATTTGGAAAAAACACGAGATGACTATCCGCCTTTCCCTGAGCACTATTTAACCGAGCAAAGCAAAGCCATTCTCAATGAGTATAAAACCAAGCTTTTGTCCACAAAATTTAGCATTGCAGACTTTCCTGAACAACTCATTAGCAAAACCCTAAATAACACTTGGGGCAATGCCACTAATGTCATTATCAATAACTGGATTGGTTGCGTTTACCAAACAACTCATGAGGACATTAACAAGCCATTTATGGGTGACATTAATCCGCATGACCCGCTTAATTTAAAATAG
- the mutY gene encoding A/G-specific adenine glycosylase has product MHSISKPLLKWFDQFGRHCLPWQAVQDMPNNPYHVWLSEVMLQQTQVATVIDYFNNFIQHFPTLAALANASEDAVLAQWAGLGYYARARNLHTTANIVINQYQGNFPTEFKQVIDLPGIGESTAGAILAISFNQNHAILDGNVKRVLSRYHQVKGHYGQSKTLKELWHLARYHTPNERNADYTQAIMDLGATLCTQRKPDCEQCPIQSDCLAQQTNTQDKYPNPKPRKNKPTRSIAMLIFKDDKHNVYLQKRPNKGVWGGLWSFVECADNGKDIQQAITDFHPSALIEKSLAIFKHSFTHYHLLIHPILIHCLDVKGEFKSLSQLNIGVPKPVNNILRQLD; this is encoded by the coding sequence GTGCACTCAATCTCAAAGCCACTACTGAAGTGGTTTGACCAGTTTGGTCGTCACTGCCTGCCTTGGCAAGCAGTACAAGATATGCCAAACAACCCTTATCATGTTTGGCTGAGTGAAGTCATGCTGCAGCAAACTCAAGTAGCAACGGTTATTGATTATTTTAATAATTTTATTCAGCATTTTCCCACATTAGCCGCCTTAGCCAACGCTTCTGAAGACGCAGTATTGGCTCAATGGGCAGGCTTGGGATATTACGCCAGAGCAAGAAACCTACACACAACTGCCAATATCGTCATAAACCAATACCAAGGCAATTTTCCAACTGAGTTTAAACAAGTGATTGACTTGCCCGGTATAGGCGAATCCACAGCAGGTGCTATTTTAGCCATTAGCTTTAATCAAAACCACGCCATACTCGATGGTAATGTTAAGCGCGTACTCTCAAGATACCATCAAGTTAAGGGTCATTACGGACAAAGCAAAACACTTAAAGAGCTATGGCACTTGGCTAGATATCACACGCCTAATGAGCGTAACGCTGACTATACACAAGCCATCATGGATCTAGGCGCAACCCTGTGTACTCAACGTAAGCCAGATTGTGAGCAGTGCCCAATCCAATCCGATTGTTTGGCGCAACAAACCAACACTCAAGATAAATACCCCAATCCAAAGCCAAGGAAAAACAAACCCACCCGCTCAATTGCCATGCTAATTTTTAAAGATGACAAACACAACGTCTACTTACAAAAACGCCCAAACAAGGGTGTTTGGGGTGGGTTGTGGAGCTTTGTAGAGTGTGCAGATAATGGCAAAGATATTCAGCAAGCCATAACTGATTTTCACCCATCAGCTTTGATAGAAAAAAGCCTAGCCATTTTTAAACACAGCTTCACCCATTATCATTTGCTGATTCACCCAATACTCATCCACTGCCTAGATGTCAAGGGTGAGTTTAAATCCTTATCTCAGTTAAATATTGGTGTGCCAAAACCAGTTAATAACATCCTTCGCCAATTAGACTAA
- the ribF gene encoding bifunctional riboflavin kinase/FAD synthetase has protein sequence MKLIRGLKNLKPHSGSVVTIGNFDGVHIGHQKIIKTLVNKAQAMNLPSVLASFAPTPQHFFGHAQATLSSFKQKHALLANLGLDEHLLINFNTPFSRLSADAFIQQILLDKLNIKYCLVGDDFRFGSNRTGDFSLLQTFDFEVEKTPTVFHNFDRVSSSKIRQSLKEGDFDLANQLLGREFSISGKIIHGQKQGRTIGFSTINIPIKRKISPLLGVFAVNVALNGKIYNGVCNLGKRPTVGGETILLEVFLFDFNSQVYGENAKVIFKYKIRDEQKLDSFPALKQQIKSDVKNAKNFFGL, from the coding sequence ATGAAACTCATTCGTGGCTTAAAAAATTTAAAACCTCATTCGGGCAGTGTCGTTACCATTGGCAACTTTGATGGTGTGCATATAGGGCATCAAAAAATTATCAAAACCTTGGTTAATAAAGCACAAGCCATGAATTTACCATCAGTGCTTGCTTCCTTTGCACCAACGCCACAACACTTTTTTGGACACGCGCAAGCCACACTGAGTAGTTTTAAGCAAAAACACGCCTTGCTTGCAAACCTTGGACTAGATGAGCACTTATTAATCAACTTTAATACGCCATTCTCACGACTCTCTGCTGACGCCTTCATTCAGCAGATATTGCTAGATAAACTCAATATTAAGTACTGCCTAGTTGGCGATGATTTTCGTTTTGGTTCCAACCGAACAGGTGATTTTTCTTTGCTACAAACTTTTGATTTTGAGGTAGAAAAAACACCCACTGTGTTTCACAACTTTGACAGGGTCAGCAGCTCAAAAATCAGACAATCACTTAAAGAGGGTGATTTTGATTTGGCAAATCAACTGTTAGGGCGAGAATTTTCAATCTCAGGAAAAATCATTCACGGTCAAAAACAAGGCAGAACCATCGGTTTTTCCACAATCAATATTCCCATTAAAAGAAAAATCAGCCCACTATTAGGCGTGTTTGCCGTTAATGTAGCATTAAATGGCAAGATTTACAACGGCGTCTGCAATCTTGGCAAGCGCCCCACAGTTGGGGGTGAAACAATCTTACTAGAAGTCTTTTTATTTGACTTTAACAGCCAAGTTTATGGCGAAAATGCCAAGGTTATATTCAAATACAAAATTCGTGATGAACAAAAATTAGACTCTTTTCCAGCACTAAAACAACAAATAAAGTCAGATGTTAAAAATGCTAAAAACTTTTTTGGACTCTAA
- a CDS encoding MurR/RpiR family transcriptional regulator, translating to MIPQDVNELNTLLQSKYAKLSKKMQLIAVYIIDQPQQLATNTLASIADDVGVYPSTLVRFAQTIGFSGFAQLQKLFKVRIAQTTINYSQRIVDVKKVIKNDISTSTTSIFHDVIERNIGTIKLLSEQIDPALIDKSVKMIYGASEVLVCGTNRACPVVVYFNYMLNNLGIRCRIADNASVGSPPLDHWFSDKAVLIAITYNPYSFVTTQTVKIAKQSKTKVILITDTELNPIADLADHLFIVHEAEIHTFRSLNATLCLAQTMCVSIGYNQ from the coding sequence ATGATTCCGCAGGATGTTAATGAATTAAATACTTTGTTGCAATCTAAATACGCCAAACTAAGTAAAAAAATGCAACTAATAGCTGTTTATATTATTGACCAACCACAACAGCTTGCCACAAATACTTTGGCATCAATTGCTGATGATGTTGGTGTATACCCATCAACTTTGGTACGCTTTGCTCAGACTATAGGTTTTAGTGGTTTTGCACAATTACAAAAGCTTTTTAAAGTTCGAATTGCTCAAACTACAATTAATTATTCTCAACGTATTGTAGATGTTAAAAAAGTAATTAAGAATGATATAAGTACGAGTACTACAAGTATATTTCACGATGTTATCGAACGAAATATTGGCACAATTAAGCTTTTGTCTGAGCAAATTGATCCGGCTCTGATAGACAAATCTGTAAAAATGATATATGGCGCTAGTGAAGTGCTTGTGTGTGGTACAAATAGGGCATGTCCTGTGGTAGTGTACTTTAACTATATGTTAAATAATTTAGGCATACGCTGCCGTATTGCTGACAATGCAAGTGTGGGTAGTCCTCCGCTAGATCATTGGTTTAGCGATAAGGCTGTGTTGATTGCTATAACTTATAACCCTTATTCTTTCGTTACCACTCAAACGGTAAAAATAGCAAAACAATCAAAAACAAAAGTTATTCTTATTACAGACACAGAGCTTAATCCTATAGCCGATCTTGCGGATCATTTATTTATAGTGCATGAGGCAGAAATCCATACATTTAGGTCATTAAATGCAACACTATGTTTGGCACAAACAATGTGTGTATCAATTGGCTACAATCAATAA
- a CDS encoding aspartate kinase, producing MALIVQKYGGTSVASAERIQAVAQKIKAFKEIGDQLVVSVSAMSGETNRMTALAQTIQDTPSLREMDVLLTTGEQVTIALLTMALQQLGCDAISYTGAQVRIMTDSEHGKARIKSIDDYRIRQSLAQGKVVVVAGFQGVDADGHITTLGRGGSDTTAVALAAALKADECQIYTDVDGVFTTDPRIEPNARKMDVVSYEEMLEMASLGSKVLQIRSVEFASKYKVPLRVLSSLIDNPVGTLITSEENIVEQALISGIAHNKDEAKLSLIGVPDEPGIAFKILSPISTANIEVDMIVQSVSAREGLTNFAFTVHRNDFKTASKILDRLCQELGAMAVQSDDKVAKVSLVGIGMRSHAGIAAQMFEVLHNEGINIQMISTSEIKISVVIDEKYLELAVRSLHTVFELDKE from the coding sequence ATGGCATTAATTGTACAAAAATACGGTGGTACTTCAGTCGCTTCAGCTGAGCGTATTCAGGCGGTTGCACAAAAAATCAAAGCATTTAAAGAGATAGGTGACCAACTGGTGGTAAGTGTATCTGCCATGAGTGGTGAAACCAATCGAATGACTGCACTTGCACAAACCATTCAAGACACACCCTCTCTAAGAGAAATGGATGTTTTATTAACGACTGGTGAGCAAGTGACGATTGCTTTGTTGACTATGGCATTGCAACAGTTAGGTTGTGATGCGATTTCTTACACAGGTGCGCAAGTGCGTATTATGACTGACTCTGAGCATGGTAAAGCACGCATCAAGTCAATTGATGATTATCGCATTCGCCAAAGCCTAGCTCAAGGCAAAGTTGTTGTTGTAGCAGGGTTTCAAGGTGTGGATGCAGATGGGCATATTACCACATTAGGTCGTGGTGGTTCTGATACTACTGCTGTGGCACTTGCAGCTGCACTTAAGGCTGATGAATGCCAAATCTATACTGATGTAGACGGTGTATTTACAACTGACCCACGTATTGAACCCAATGCCAGAAAGATGGATGTTGTGAGTTATGAAGAGATGTTAGAGATGGCATCACTTGGCTCAAAAGTTTTGCAAATTCGTTCAGTGGAGTTTGCATCAAAATATAAAGTGCCATTAAGAGTATTGTCATCTTTGATTGACAATCCAGTAGGTACGTTAATTACTAGTGAGGAGAATATTGTGGAACAAGCCCTTATTTCAGGCATTGCTCATAATAAAGATGAGGCAAAATTAAGTTTAATCGGTGTGCCAGATGAGCCTGGTATCGCATTTAAAATTTTAAGCCCAATTAGCACTGCCAATATCGAAGTTGATATGATTGTGCAAAGTGTATCTGCACGCGAAGGCTTGACTAATTTTGCTTTTACTGTGCATAGAAATGACTTTAAAACCGCTAGTAAAATCCTAGACCGTTTGTGTCAAGAATTAGGCGCAATGGCTGTCCAAAGTGATGACAAAGTGGCTAAGGTATCACTGGTGGGTATTGGTATGCGCTCTCATGCGGGTATTGCCGCACAAATGTTTGAGGTATTGCATAATGAAGGTATTAATATTCAGATGATTTCAACCAGTGAGATTAAAATTTCAGTGGTGATTGATGAGAAGTATTTAGAATTAGCAGTGCGTTCATTACATACTGTGTTTGAATTGGATAAGGAATAA
- a CDS encoding branched-chain amino acid transaminase yields MHTFDDRDGLIWFDGEWVDWREAKVHVLTHTLHYGMGVFEGVRAYETKKGPAIFRLEEHTNRLFNSAKIMNMNIGFSKDELNQAQKDAVVKNNLDSAYIRPMCFYGSESMGLRADGLKVHTIIAAWEWGSYLGEDNMKNGIRIRTSSYARHHVNIAMTKAKANGNYINSMLALQEALTDGYDEALMLDVDGFVAEGSGENIFIVRDGVIYTPDLTSALEGITRDTVFKLATDLGYKVIEKRITRDEVCIADEAFFTGTAAEITPIRELDNRTIGLGTRGPVTEQLQTLYFDCVYGRNEQYQHWIANEFIRR; encoded by the coding sequence ATGCATACATTTGACGATAGAGATGGTTTAATTTGGTTTGATGGTGAGTGGGTAGATTGGCGTGAGGCTAAAGTCCATGTATTGACGCATACTCTGCATTATGGCATGGGTGTGTTTGAAGGGGTTCGTGCATACGAAACCAAAAAAGGACCCGCAATTTTCCGCCTTGAAGAGCATACCAATAGATTGTTTAATTCTGCCAAAATTATGAACATGAATATTGGATTTTCCAAAGACGAACTTAACCAAGCCCAAAAGGATGCCGTTGTTAAAAATAATCTTGATAGCGCCTACATTCGTCCTATGTGCTTTTATGGTTCAGAAAGTATGGGGTTACGTGCTGATGGGCTTAAGGTGCATACCATTATTGCTGCTTGGGAATGGGGGTCGTATTTAGGTGAAGATAATATGAAAAATGGCATTCGCATTCGTACTTCAAGTTATGCGCGCCATCATGTTAATATTGCTATGACTAAAGCCAAGGCTAATGGCAATTATATTAATTCAATGCTAGCCTTGCAAGAAGCTTTAACTGATGGTTATGATGAGGCATTAATGTTAGATGTTGATGGTTTTGTGGCTGAAGGCAGTGGTGAAAATATTTTTATTGTACGAGATGGTGTTATTTACACGCCTGATTTGACCTCAGCACTAGAAGGTATTACCCGTGATACCGTATTCAAATTGGCAACTGATTTAGGCTATAAAGTGATTGAAAAACGCATCACTCGTGATGAAGTGTGCATTGCAGATGAGGCATTTTTTACAGGTACAGCGGCAGAGATAACCCCTATTCGTGAACTTGATAATCGTACAATCGGTTTAGGTACACGCGGTCCAGTGACTGAGCAGTTACAAACCTTATATTTTGATTGTGTTTATGGTAGAAATGAGCAATACCAACACTGGATTGCCAATGAATTTATCCGTAGATGA
- a CDS encoding shikimate kinase yields MSSHSPNVVLVGPMGSGKTSVGRRLACVLKRDFFDSDFEIVARTGVAIDHIFDVEGEQGFRKRETQMLADLCEIKNIVIATGGGIVINPKNREMLKRDNFVVYLSSTIEQLLKYTMNSKSRPLLEQSSNREKTIRDLVSKRESLYQEVADVVIDTTGKKLYAIINEIKKVIPT; encoded by the coding sequence ATGAGTAGCCACTCACCAAATGTTGTTTTAGTTGGACCAATGGGCTCTGGTAAGACATCGGTTGGTCGCCGCTTAGCCTGCGTTCTTAAGCGTGATTTTTTTGATTCAGACTTTGAAATAGTAGCACGCACAGGTGTGGCCATTGACCATATTTTTGATGTAGAGGGTGAACAGGGCTTCCGTAAACGTGAAACACAAATGTTGGCTGATTTATGTGAAATTAAAAATATTGTCATCGCTACTGGTGGCGGTATTGTTATTAATCCTAAAAATCGAGAAATGCTTAAGCGTGATAATTTTGTGGTGTATTTATCTTCAACAATCGAACAATTGCTCAAATACACCATGAATTCTAAATCTAGACCACTACTTGAACAATCAAGCAATCGAGAAAAAACTATTCGTGATTTAGTATCAAAGCGCGAATCTTTATATCAAGAAGTGGCAGATGTAGTGATTGATACCACAGGTAAGAAGTTATACGCCATTATTAACGAAATTAAAAAAGTTATTCCAACATGA
- a CDS encoding TolC family protein: MKKNLTTALIFVTCLDVQAMTQNEFIERLKETHPFFTQLDLSVKIKQLDQQATKANQDWIVGVNTNFKSEDASNISSITTYNDLNTTSIDFSATKKIVSSGADITLKHSWKDKNKATTAGLNTNRNKFSIDYVHPLLKNAGGVNDQLNTDLSNIDIQIFRLDAIEQQEVFMLAQLKKFIDLAYAQARLMVNNQRLNLATQELTLVKQKFTMSVVDKVDVLLQEDAYQSAKQQQLQTQQDLNLLRHEIAITLDISFSDVKAEFDLYQRYITNDDNLKQYLLANSRVLKMADLSQDLLKRQLKSDKSNSKVQLDLKLGISSEGEDSRYIDSISNQSSSWNIGLDLSYPLGGTQAKSAIEKTQIKLARAKELKQEQLLNIHAKANVLKQKIQYLVEILESNKMQIKIAKARTKEEKRRYNNANSQASFVISAQNNEQSANLNHIQVAKNYQQSVLDFKAAIDQLLP, from the coding sequence ATGAAAAAAAACCTAACCACTGCATTGATTTTTGTCACTTGTCTTGATGTTCAAGCAATGACACAAAATGAATTTATTGAGCGCTTAAAAGAGACGCATCCTTTTTTTACACAACTTGATTTGTCTGTAAAAATTAAACAACTTGATCAACAAGCAACCAAGGCCAATCAAGATTGGATTGTTGGCGTAAATACTAATTTTAAGAGTGAAGATGCGAGCAATATTTCATCCATAACGACTTATAATGATTTAAACACCACCTCAATTGATTTTTCAGCAACTAAGAAAATAGTAAGTTCAGGCGCTGATATTACTCTCAAGCACAGTTGGAAAGATAAAAACAAGGCTACAACCGCCGGTTTAAATACCAATAGAAATAAATTTTCTATTGATTATGTTCATCCACTATTGAAAAACGCAGGCGGTGTTAATGATCAGCTAAATACAGATTTATCTAATATTGATATACAAATATTTAGGCTTGATGCTATTGAGCAACAAGAGGTTTTTATGCTTGCTCAACTAAAGAAATTTATTGATTTAGCTTACGCTCAAGCGCGTTTAATGGTTAATAATCAACGGCTAAATTTAGCCACCCAAGAATTGACTTTGGTTAAACAAAAATTTACCATGTCAGTGGTTGATAAGGTTGATGTATTGTTACAAGAAGATGCTTATCAAAGCGCTAAACAGCAACAGCTTCAAACCCAGCAAGATTTAAATCTTTTGCGTCATGAAATAGCCATTACTTTAGATATTAGTTTTTCTGATGTTAAGGCTGAATTTGATTTATATCAGCGCTATATAACCAATGATGATAATCTTAAACAATACTTATTGGCGAATTCTAGAGTATTAAAAATGGCTGATTTAAGCCAAGACTTACTAAAACGTCAGCTAAAGAGTGACAAAAGCAATTCAAAAGTACAGCTTGACTTGAAGCTTGGTATTAGCAGTGAAGGTGAAGATAGTCGCTATATAGATTCTATTTCTAACCAAAGCTCATCATGGAATATTGGCTTGGATTTGAGCTATCCTCTTGGTGGCACGCAAGCCAAGTCGGCCATTGAAAAAACACAAATAAAACTTGCTAGAGCTAAAGAGCTAAAGCAAGAGCAATTATTAAACATCCATGCCAAGGCAAATGTATTAAAGCAAAAAATTCAGTATTTGGTGGAAATACTTGAATCCAATAAAATGCAAATCAAAATTGCCAAGGCGCGCACCAAAGAGGAAAAACGAAGATACAACAACGCTAATTCTCAAGCAAGTTTTGTTATTTCGGCACAAAACAATGAACAAAGTGCAAATCTTAACCACATTCAAGTGGCAAAAAATTATCAACAATCAGTGCTTGATTTTAAGGCGGCTATTGACCAATTATTGCCATGA
- a CDS encoding M61 family metallopeptidase: MSIQYTVAIKDIHAHIFKVVLTLKNPNSLGQVFSLPNWIPGSYLIRDFAKNIISIKAKSHHQQVPIKKLDKNHWISYPCENILSIEYEVYAFDLSVRSAYLDNERAFFNGSSLFLLPLGFESDLCELNIKPANQTLDNWSCATGLTALGNMNFIAHNYQDLIDHPVEMAAFTKLEFDARGISHKMAITGKHNADIKRLTKDLAIICTHHIDFFNGVIPFDEYLFLTLVRANAYGGLEHKNSSSLICSRKEMPVFNEHDITPEYTRFLALCSHEYFHTWWIKTIKPASFHQLDLNAENYTQQLWIFEGFTSYYDELSLLRVQILTPKQYLILFAQTITRVQQSKGRQKQSLAESSYDTWTKFYQQDENAPNAIVSYYTKGALLAFVLDINIRQRTNDKASLDDVLKFAWENYQEFGLKDNTIQCIVNDLVKADLSDFFNDYLYGVKELPLQETFAYVGVDCVFSINKKELSNFGISVNTKGEFVQITTVFSDTCAQKYGLYVGDKIITINHEKVSGKSLVAVINQYAANEIIKVGVLRDELLLEISVNITDSEKTFCTLSIQNDLSAEILERQKKWFSQAK, from the coding sequence ATGAGCATCCAATACACAGTTGCCATTAAAGATATTCATGCTCATATTTTTAAGGTTGTATTAACCCTAAAAAACCCTAATTCATTAGGGCAAGTATTCTCATTACCCAATTGGATTCCTGGTAGTTATTTGATTCGTGATTTTGCTAAAAATATTATCAGTATTAAGGCTAAAAGCCACCACCAGCAAGTGCCGATTAAAAAACTTGATAAAAATCATTGGATTAGCTATCCTTGTGAAAATATACTAAGTATTGAATACGAGGTTTATGCCTTTGATTTATCAGTTAGGTCGGCTTATTTAGATAACGAGCGTGCTTTTTTTAACGGTAGTAGTTTGTTTTTACTGCCTTTAGGGTTTGAGTCAGATTTGTGTGAGCTGAATATAAAGCCTGCCAATCAAACCTTAGACAACTGGTCGTGTGCCACAGGTTTGACAGCCTTAGGTAATATGAACTTTATTGCCCACAATTATCAAGATTTGATTGACCATCCTGTAGAAATGGCAGCTTTTACCAAGCTAGAGTTTGATGCAAGAGGCATTAGCCACAAAATGGCAATCACTGGAAAGCACAATGCAGATATCAAGCGTCTAACAAAGGATTTGGCGATTATATGCACTCACCATATTGATTTTTTTAACGGCGTTATTCCATTTGATGAGTACTTATTTTTAACTCTAGTTAGAGCGAACGCTTATGGCGGATTGGAGCATAAAAACTCCTCAAGTCTTATTTGTTCTAGGAAAGAAATGCCAGTATTTAATGAGCATGATATAACACCAGAATACACAAGATTTTTAGCCCTATGCTCTCATGAATATTTCCACACTTGGTGGATTAAAACCATTAAGCCTGCCAGTTTTCATCAATTAGATTTGAATGCAGAAAACTACACTCAGCAGTTATGGATTTTTGAAGGCTTTACGTCATATTATGATGAATTGTCTTTATTACGCGTTCAAATTTTAACACCAAAGCAATATTTAATTCTTTTTGCTCAAACCATAACACGAGTGCAGCAATCTAAAGGTAGGCAAAAACAATCCTTAGCAGAATCTAGTTACGACACTTGGACTAAGTTTTACCAACAAGATGAGAACGCTCCCAATGCCATTGTTAGTTATTACACCAAAGGCGCATTGCTTGCTTTTGTGCTTGACATTAACATTAGACAGCGCACCAATGACAAGGCATCGCTGGATGATGTTTTAAAATTTGCTTGGGAGAATTATCAAGAATTTGGTCTAAAAGACAATACCATACAATGTATTGTCAATGATTTAGTTAAGGCTGATTTGTCTGATTTTTTCAATGATTATTTATATGGTGTAAAAGAGTTGCCACTACAAGAAACCTTTGCTTATGTTGGTGTGGATTGTGTCTTTAGCATTAATAAAAAAGAGCTATCTAATTTCGGCATTAGTGTTAATACCAAAGGAGAATTTGTCCAAATTACAACTGTGTTTTCAGATACTTGTGCCCAAAAATATGGGCTGTATGTAGGTGATAAAATCATCACCATTAATCATGAAAAAGTAAGTGGGAAGAGTTTAGTGGCAGTCATTAATCAGTATGCTGCTAATGAGATAATCAAAGTAGGGGTTTTAAGGGATGAATTGTTACTTGAGATATCCGTTAACATAACCGACAGCGAAAAGACTTTTTGCACACTAAGTATTCAAAATGATTTGAGTGCAGAAATTCTAGAAAGACAAAAAAAATGGTTTTCACAAGCAAAATAA